CTTGGTCTCATACGAGGAGAGCATGATGGATTGAGAATTcgggtggtggtgctggtgggcAGGATGGGAACGATGTGGGGGTGTGCTGGGAGCTCAGGGAGCTTCGTGGAGTCTGGTTCCCTGCCAGTGGGGTATAAAGGTTCAGTGTGTGAGGTTGACGGTGCCCTTTCTCTCCcagcttctctctttttctctctctctcagcaaaGACATTAAGTCAACAGACTGTCAGTCAGCAGGTGGGAGCAGCTTTAATGCTACACCTCCTTCATACTTTCTCACCTTCGCTCATGTACTCGAGTGCGTTCCTATTTGTCTAAATAGGTCCAAAATGTAGCAGCCATGCAGAATTAAAAGGAGGGCTGTTTAACACAAATGTGTCAAAGGAAAACCACCATGTGTTTGCAGATGCtttgcagagtgtgtgtggagtgtgcaTGTGGCCTCTAACATATTACAACCTGCTTGTTATGGGACAAGCAGGTTGTATACCTCATAGATTATAGGAGCTGAGAGACCACACGACCCCTCCCTTTTAACTCCATACATTCTGCCAGATGCTAACCTGcacattaacactgtgtgtgtgtgtgtgtgtgtgtgtgtatgtttttgtgagGACGAAGCCAGCGTAACGACGAATGTGCACGAGAGCACTGTATACTCGTGTATGTAATGACTTTATTTTCGCGTGCCTACACATATTTTTATCCCTCGCTGCAGCGCCGTTTGCTTcattaacaaacaacaaaagtttTCAAAAGCAGCGTGTGTGCGAGggagcatgtgtgtatgtgtgtgagtgtcacAAAGCCAACATGTGGTTCAGATTTCCTCTGTGGCCACATGGGCAAATACACAGCAGACATCATGGATTTCAATAGGTGGCGCTATGGTTCTGCACTAAAACACTACAATACTCACATGCATTTCTTTGCAAGAGCATTCATTTTCtcatgtttattaatttttatttctacattttgtgttttatttaataagaaacaaGACAAGAACTTTGCTGCTTCTTTGTGGCAGTCTGGTTCTTACCCATGCTCATCTTGATTGGTAGCTTCTCCTTGCTGGCTGCTTCCACCAGTTGTCGACGGACCTCTAATACCCCCTCCTTATGCTTACTGGTCAGCATAGTCTCCCACAGGGACCGCGCTGGGGGAGATCTGATAGAGAGACCAATCAAAAATGTcaatttaagaaaaacacattgcAACAGAGGTTGTGTACTAATTTAAGACACTAGCAAGCAAAACAACTGAGCATGTCGACCTTATAAACACTAAAGGACAACTTGCATGTGATTGAGTGTTCGTCTCAGTGATAAAGAGGCTGCTGGTCTGGGAGTGGTGACTCCCTTATGGGAGTCCTCACAGGAAAAAGCGGACATCAATGGGGGGAACACTAGCAATGTTCTCATTCCTTAAACCACCTTAAATGTCGTGCCAGCATTCCTCCGGACTGATTAACGCTCACATCAGTGGCACAGCAACAGACTCTGGAGACCAAGGTTCCTTTTGAAACCATCTCAGGGTACATCTCAGTCCCTTGTCTCATTATCCGCTAGGTTATGAAACACAATGATCCACATCTGTAATGGGAGATTGAGGACAAGTGAGTTGGTAAGACTATTACCATCTGCCATGAGCAGTAGAAACAGCTTCAAGACTTTctatgaaagaaagaaaatggccCCTTTACATGAATTCAGtctatgattttattttctatctttttAAATGCATTGGCACTGTGGTGGTTCTGTGCCATCTTTGTGCCTTTGACAGCTAGACTACCATGGACTACATGGACTCTCAGAAGTGACCTGAAActgaacagagaagaagacaaagaagaaaaggggctaaggacagaaagagggaaGGTTGGAGGGAGCTCGTTGACATAttcactctgtttttctttgctttttttttttttttttttaaacttttttcttctctcgccttttctcctttctaactgctgcCATGTGTTTAATATCAGATGTAATCTGTTCCAGACCACGGGCTGGGGCTAGATGGGGAGGAGAGGGGCTCACACTGGGACGGCCgccattttcacagcagaaccAGACACAAAGACCAGCAAACACCACCCAGTACATGACAAGAGTCTGATGTAAAGACTTgtacagtgaaaagaaaatgaagaaacaagAAAGTAAATCAGGTATTTAATAACAATTCTTTGGTTTTCGTATGTTTGGATTTGATTTGAGGACTTGATGTAGTGTATTGTAGATATTGGTCAAGAGTTATGACATGGTGTCATTTCTGAAAAACACTCTTAATCCCCCAGTAAAACACCCCTCATGCACTTAATAAAGTATTTCTACAATTACGCAAACCATGAAGTCCCACATACCTATCATTGCTGAAATACTAATGGTCTTACTTGTGAGCAGCCATGTGTGTTGAGGATGTGTGCACACGCATCTGTATATGTTTACACACAAACCtatgtattcatgtgtgttCTCGGAAAATGGAGGGCCACGGTATAAAGTGTGGATGAAATATGGTTCTCATTTGGCTCTTTGCCTACCCAGCCCCCTCCCAGGCGGACCGCTCCCCTGATGCTTTCCTTGGGCCATTTGGTCAGACGAAGGCAGGGGGGGGGGTGTGTGAGCTGGGCTGAGGGCTGAGGGGTGAGGTTTATACTGGCAGGGTGTGAGACAAGCTCCATAACCAGCCAGGAACCTTGTTGAGTAACTACTCTAATGTGGAAGAGGGGGTGGTGTGGGGGAATGTGGGGTGCGTGTGCTTGGACATCTGCAAGTGTTAAGTGCAGTGTAGCTGCTTGGTTACAGGCTGAAGAGGGCACTCTTGCacctgaatgtgtgtatgtgtgtgtgtgtgtgtgtaccataGTCAACGTCCTCTCAAGCTTAGTTGGACGGGGATAGTGGGTGTGTTTGGTGAGTGTGGCTGTTTGTACCCTGACTAAACTCCACTAGAATTGTAATGAGCGTTGTATCATTAAAAGGCAGTTAAGAATCACAAAAGTGTAACCTAAGGAAAGATGTGCATACCATGTAAAAGAATGACCACGTATGTAACCATTAAAGTGATGAAACACCTCTGGCTGTGTCCAAGTCATTATTCACTGTGGGGGTGAGGAAGGGGATAGTATTCCTGGAACTGAATGATGCAGCAGAAAAGAATGGCTCTAAATGTTGTGACGCAGTATTTCTTGAGTTTACCCCATATCCTGAGGCCCCTATCGTTATTTGgttaaacaaatgtgtgtgtatgtgcaaaggtacattacagtgtttatttctttaccCTGACTCCTACTGCAAAATTTTGTATCAATGGCATGACTCAGAACTGAGTAGTACTACATGGAAACAACTGATGAAGGCTCCAGGATCAGTGGTGAAATGTCATTCAAGGCTCAGTGGACTCAACTTCCAAATGAGTCATTGTCTTAATTGCGCCCTTGTATCCAACAGTGCAGATCGTTTTGGTGtcatttgactgtttttatGAGATGCAGTTTTTTCTTAGGTTTCAGTTACCACTGCATCCCTACacatttactcatttggcaGAGGCCTTTATCTAGcacaacttacaagtgaggaacaaagcaAGAAAACTGCTACGTCAGACGTTGAAATCAAAGTGccaaaagaagaaatgttttgtgaGAGTAACCGATATTTTGTTTGTACTGCTCAAAGCATTGCAAATTGAAATTTGAAAACTCTGCAACGGCTGCTCTTTCCAGAAAGTGCCCCAGATTCTCTGCATAATCCACTTAACTTGCTGTCAGTAGCCTTCATGGGGAATATTTCTACTGAGAAAAGTAGCTCCAACAAAACTTTGAGGTTTTTTAAGGCACCAAACTATTGTTTCTGAGAAAGCATGCTGCTtctgagttgttgtttttttttccccaaagtAATTTCTCAAAATTtgagcaataaaagaaaatcaaatcaaacatcacatacagtagatggatATGATCAATTCTCTTCAAATAGAACCCAGACTATCTGCATCGATACATACAATAATTTTCACTGGGGAATGGAGGAGACTTCCCACATGTGTCCctctataatatatattctaTACTTTTAGGTTGAAGTGCATATTAAAGATCTTTCTGAATGTTGTCATTTTACTGTTCAGCCTACATAAAATAGATGCAAGAATAAAGGAATTGACAAAAAATGTTTCCAGAGCAATAGGCTTAGGGAGAAGCAGCAAGTGTTGAGCAGGTTTTATTTGCCCTGGGTTTTACCACAACAGGAAGTCTGCCCCGCCACACTGCTTGAGGTTATGATGACCATATGCAGCTGAAAGGAGGATCTACAGACACTGGGCTGAAGGAAACATCCCAGTTGCTTTGCACATTTATGGGAAAACATGCAACTTGAAAAATCTTTGTTGATGAAGTTATGTTAGTGTGGTTCTTTCCCATTTTCTTTACACAGTAACAAAGCAAAGTTATTTACTCTTGGAAGGTTTTTGATTTGAGGGATTTGACTTCTCAAAATTTGTGCAAGGTCAGCCCCATTCTTAGGTGACTTAATTTATGGAGTGTATTTCATGGGGCAAAACGTTGAGGGCTTCCTGTAAACATCCTTATGTCAGCACAGGACATAACGTTAGCGGGAAGAGAGGAGtgaaccaaaaccaaaacctgGCCTTGAGTGTCTGCATGTCTTATGACCCAGCAGAtttatggagaaaaaaaaacagagggaggTGAGTTCTGCAGGAAGTGAGTAGAGgaggggagaagaagaagaaaacacactaacacagaacCATTGGTACTTACGTAAAGAAGAGCAACATATGAAATCGCTAAATATGATGTTGGCTGAAACCAATCAAGAAGAAAGGTTAGTTACTtctaaaattataaaattatgtGGGAGTCATTTACTCCCTTCATGCATTTTGGCAACTTTACCACTTCAAGCGGTACGAGCTCTTTGAAGGGATGGGGATGGAGGATATAGACTGCCATTTTTGGCGGTGTTTTATCTCACTGGAGAAATGcgtgtgcacgcacacacagagcaggttAGTGTTGGTGGGAACACAGAGTACAAGTTGCTCAGGTGCTAgtaatctactgtatgtgattGATGCAGTGTTGGCTGCAAGAGAAGattggaagaagaggaggtgcaagaaacagagacacagcaaTCAGAGATGGACCAGAGGACATGTCAGTACATTGATGATACGGCTAAATCCCTGCATCCCCTACACTCACTGCAACCATTAACCTTTAGGGTTCAACAAGATGAATgtcagagggagggaggaaatttccccctttttaaaaaatgactatAATAAATGTTTCCAAATTAAACTAGAGTACTTTTTACATGGTCTTCACTGtgcaagagaaaaaaagaaaattgagtTCCACTTGGATATGacaatgataaaaacatttatcacaaGGTACTGACCTAACTAAAGAGTGGAACATGGGAACCAGTTACTGTTATAAATTAGGGTTTCATCAAGACACTGTGTTTTCCCAGGATCAATACCTTCCACACCACTGCTCAACAATGGTTGTGCCTTTTCTAATTTTGAAAACATACTCAACGGCCAGGCCTGTATGGGAACTCATaccatactgtacataatgaTGGAGTAGAGTAGTTGTTTAGCCTATAAATCACTTCTATATCCCACTGTTTGTGCCACTGTTCACCATCTAAGTATAGAATAGCCAAACAATCTCTACCCTACAAAGAACCACCATAGAATGAATGTGGCCGGTTTTCACATTCCCATTCTGTATTCTTGGTGGGGTAAAAACAGGGTTAGCTGTACTCAGTTGTACTCCGTCTGTCATTTGTGCCATTCTCTCCACACTCTGCTatctctgcttttgttgttacttttctCATATAACTTGAACTCCACTTAGACTTCTTATTCATGCTCATATTTCCCAGCTGAGACAGAAATAGGtatttttcctccttcctaGTGTTGCCCAAAGCTGGATATGCTGGGCAGAGTTGAGGAGATGGCAGCTTCACAGTGTTTTCTCATGGCAGGGTGCGGTTGGTTACTCTGCTTGGCTCAAGCACACCAGCTCCTGAGGCAGAGCTTGGCCACCCGTACTCGTCTCTGCCCACATGCATACACTTCCCACCGCAGGATCAAGGTCCAAGGCGGCCAGATGACGGGGGTGCAGGGTTCAGTTTGAGACTGAGGGAAACTTGGTGCCCTCTGCCAATAGGGTTCATTTAACCTACTCAGGATCAAAAGTGCTGTGCAGTCAGGCACAGTAAATTACACAGACTGGGCTGGAAGGTACCTGACCACAAACgtatatacacagacacacaaaacaactcTACCACTGCCACTTTCACTTAACATCCTTCTATATATGGCAAACTGCATTCTGGCAGTATTTAATGGCTGAAAAAGAACTCCATAGTACAAGAGCAGCGTAAGAAAAAACCTCCACAGACATGTGTCTATAGAATTTTTTGTCACTGGCATGATCACTAAAACCACAGACGAAAAGTCAGGTTGTAGGATAAGAAGAATTCACACCAGGTTATGAAAGACAATATGACAGTAATTGCAAAGTAAGTGTGGGGTCTTGCTGAGAGAGCTAGAGTCAACAACCACCCACAGAATGTTTAAGACACAGTAATCTATAAAAATATCCTGGAATTACTGAGGGAAATATCATACAAAAGGGTCCAAATTAGGTCCACACCTAATATTTAAAGGCTTGAGTTGGGCTACATAACCAAATCAATCAAAATATACAGTGGATTTGCACTAAAAATAGCTCAGCAAATCATAGGTGTATAAGCATCCAGTAGGATGGGACAGTCAAACCCCACAGAGTCAGAAGGGTTTAGTGCTTTCCTTTGTGCAAAGGAAAACACTCTCTTACTTAGTAAATGCATCTGTCGAGCACTGTCTTGAACatattaaaatgactgacatAAATGCCTGCCTGTGGTGAGCTGTGCACTTGAAGGCAGGTAAATAAAGTGGGaactctctgcttctttcttgcTGTGCCTCAGCAGCAATCTCCTAGACATCTGCGATAAGCTCAATTGGGCCATCTGCTCAGAGACAGCACAGGCAATAACACTCCTGCTGATCCTGCTGGCCCTGATCAGACACATACTCCATTCAAACACAGCCCTCCCTGTATTATTACTTCCAGCTATCAGTTTGTGTCCCGGAATTGGCTAAAACTTGTGTACAATATCGGAATAGGTCCTCTAAATGTTGTTAGACAAGGTGTTTGGACAGACTCTTGTCATATTTTGTGAAAAGAACTAGAGCATCGATTGCTCTTTGGGTTCCTTTATGTCTTAGTGACCATCATAAGCTTAACACTTTCTAATGCAATAAGCACGAGCTTGTTAATTTGGCACAGaactgtacagtaaaacatttcattcatctaCACACAAACTCAACTGAGATATTCAGAACAACTACACTGACTATGAGACACAAAGTCGTGGGTGTACGTTAGGTATCTGGTTGACGTGTCACAGACTTGAGCCGTGCATCTGAGAGTTGGTACAACCTGACCCTGCTGTGTTCACATTATCTGCTACAGTACACACTGTCTAAACACCACTGACTACAAAGATCTAAGTCTGGTTCCATTACAACAGAACCTCCCACCTAGCTTCAGAACAATCTGTTGCATTCAGTGTATGTGTAAGCCTGTTTCAGGAACCCAAAGCCTTCTGACAGCTCGAGCAACAAAGCCCTTCTTCACAGTCAAAGTCTTTTCCTCCTGCAACCACATGAAGAAGCAAAACAGGAGTGGAACACATGATGTAGGCCTAATCCCTGCCATGTACAACAGCCCCACCGCAGGCGTCTAACACGTGCATCTGCACAGCCAGGACTACAGGCAAGCTTCACTGAACCACTGGCACCTAATGCTGGTCATGTGTCACTCAAACCACACAGTAGGTGTTTGTGCAGTGCGTGTGTTTGACCAGTATGTATACCGTTGCAGTGTAACTCAATTTTACTTTACCAATGCTAAATTACTGAAGacttttttgtaaaatacaaaaatgttatGGGGGAAATTACTGTTGTCATGTAAAGTCCACAGTTAATCTAACCTGCTTGTTTTTGGGCTGTGGAGGCCCAGAGGAAACGCTCgagcagagggagaaaatgCAAACTCCACAGTGAAAGGCCACACCACGCCTGCAGGTGCAAACCCAGGACCTCCTTgttgatctttttttaaaagagcTAGAACTATATAAATGGCTCTTTCTGAGTCATTTATAAGCAATTAAGTGAATGTAATTAAGTGTGAGAAAGGCATTTCTATCTCTACGTACACATAGCCCATTGCCCAGAAAAGCAGTGATAGCAAGGCAGACTAGCCAAGACAGAGTGCTCTGCTTGTAGCTGAAATTCCAACAGGCCTGTTGATGAGCTTTTGAGATCTGACGTGCTCTCCAATATGGCAAAGGCTGTTTTTATGCACAATAACTTTTATTCTACAATAACGGTTATATCTCTGGTAATAACAATGGAAGAATCAATGAATGctttgaaaactaaaacatagCTGTGGCAGGAATCATCATTggagtaaagaaagaaaactcaCAGATTCTCTCAGCTCCAGATGGGAACAAAATAACAGATCAATGCATTTGATAGTAAAATCTCACAGCAGCACTCAGCAAGACAAATTAGAATGTGGGGGCTATGCTTACAAGATAAACAGCAGTAAAAGAGAGCATATTGCTTACAGCCAAATGCAACATGTATGCAGCAAAATATTTGAATCTCAAGGATTTTAGACTAGATTAAAAGAAAGGTACAGTACAAATAGGTGGATAATAAACTACAATAGCTGATATCCACCAAAcactttgaacatttttttgtCAGCCTATGACTTTCTGATTAATTATCTCATCTTTATGTTAACCACCTGCAGAGGCAACATAACCTCTTGTTGTCTTGATAAATGCTTATGTTCTCTGCGTAATGGGTGACATTACCAGCGACAGATATATCTGTACATTAAACAAGAGTAGCTAGAATTAGGGTTATGGACTCACTGAGTCTGTGCAAGACAGCCAGGGGCCAGGGTGGTCTCAGAGTTAGGGGTGCGCTGCAGACTCGTAAGCTCCAGCATGTCCACCTGTACATCCGTTATATGACCAGGTAAAGGCTTGAGCACAGTTAAAATCTTCTCCACCAGATTGTCACCGTGATGACCAACGGCTCCTGAAAATTAGGaaatgggaaataaaaagaacagataTTTATCTAATGTGCTGTATCACGATAAATGTCAACATACGGTGGacattacaaataataaatggtaAATATGGAACAAAAAGTTCAGAATTACTGCATGTGCACCTTGATATGCTAAACTATACAGAAAATAGCATTGTGTGTTTCCGATTAACCACATTTTAGGTGAGCAAAATGTTGAAAAATATGacacacaaatgaatgaaaaataactgGGAGGCAGAAGCCTGAAAAAGCatattaaagaataaataaactatttggTTATGTCGTAGGCTTGATGTATTCTTTGCAAATTAAATATCTGCAATCAAATATTAGAATCTGTTGACATTTACTCAATCAAAATTTCTTTCAGTTAAGTTGTTTAGCGTATCAAATGCTTTCAATGTACAGCAAGAACAAATTATCAATTAGCTTTGTCGTTCCAGTAATTTCAGAGAGGACTAAAAATATATGGATTTGTATTCATcaatcataaaataaatcataaataaaacttgTGTTGGCTGTGATGTGTTGCAAGGGTTCTGCAGCGTGCAGATGTTGACTGGATACTAGAATTCACCTGTAAGATCCATTGTCCGATCCACAAAGATGATTGATGCTTTATTAGGGGCTGTCTTTCTTCGGTTTTTGGCTTGGGGGTGATTGGTCAGTTCCCCCGCTATGATGCGACTCATGGGACCCACAGCAAAGCTCTCTTCCTTGGTGCTTGTGGCTTCAAACATTGCATTTAAAGCTGAGGccaatgatttgatttgaatcTGCAGTTCAACAGAGAGGGAGTGAAAATCTAAATCAATCAGACTTCcaaatttcttcttctctggtcGTTTTGCATTTACTGTTTCCAGATCAGGTGAgagcaggggaaacaggtgtGCAAAAGGAGGCGTGAGGAGCAGCTGCTGTGATACAGGGGCGAAGACCACTGGAGCATGTATGACTTCAGCCGTGTAATTCATGTTTCCCATCCACTCGCAGAGCTTTTCTTCAAACTGCTCAAATACAGGGTTTCCTTCCATTTCTGTTGTGACATTGTTGGCGTACAGGTGTATGGAGTGAGCAACGGTGGTGAAGACAACACAGTACTGGAAGTGGCTGAGAGATATGATGTCTTTAAGGATGTCGACTGTCGTCCCCTTCAACAAAGTGCTTACCACAAACACGGCTTTTGGTTCATTCACACTACCGGACTCGAAGCTCGAAAATTGCTTTACATTTCTGGCTCCTGCCTCCAACAAGGAAGCAGCACCTCCGCTCCAATGGAGAGACTCTGCACACCTGTCatccataaaaacaacagctttcTTTACTTTTGACAGCACCTTCTGCCACATCTTGATCGGAAAATTTGTAAAATCCTCCTTCGTCAGCATGTCGCCAGTTGTCGGTTTCAGCTAAATGTAGCAGAATCAAAGACACGTTAGCAATGTCAGCTACACTAAAGTAGctccaacaaaacaaacacacgagTCTCCTAAAGGTGACGTGGCAACCTTACGTCGCAGCATTAAGACGTCACTCAACAGTCAACTCGTTACTATGGCAATAAGCAGCATCCAGAGGACAACTGGCAGAAGAAATGCTCAGAAGGTGCTAATGTTACAGAGTTATTAGTTAATTTTTGAAAGTCTCTAGGCATTAGTATTTAAAAAGGAGATAAAAAATGGAGTGAATTCttagaaaataatatttaacaaaagACACACTCGatattgactgactgactgtctgctAACTAGCTGTCCCACATTTCCACAACGTCTAGCTGGAACTGCACAGTTTGAAGTAGCCTACATGCAATGTCTTCTGAGTCCGACTCAAAAGTTGCTGTTGAAGATGacgaagagaaaaaaatatatcagtGTAAGTTTAAAAAGGGACAAAACCGCTGTATGTTAACGTTGATGTAGTTCGCTAGTTGGCGTCAGTTAAACGGGTAACTGGCTAACTGTGAGTTGTAGCATACACTGCTGAAGCAGTGAAATTAAACTCACGTTACGTTGCGTTTGTTCCAGTGATTTATGAGATGCACACTATAGATGACAGGGAAATGGAGGAAGCCACTCAAAGCTCATCCAGGTATGTAGTGTTACAtgacctatatatatatagagcATTATGTGTCTTACAAAAGCTTGTGGTCCCACTTTGTTTCCAAGGTAGAACCATTTTCATATGCATACTAGTCATCAAATGTCACAATTTAGATAGGCCTACTTATTATCCTCATTCCTATAACCATGATGAAATAAtgatattgtattgtatatcAGGCTGCCCTTACAGTTTCACATACATTTCAAGAAAATACTCCTTTcatcttatttcttttttatgtatACTACTTAAGGTTTAGGTTTAACAGCCAATTAGTGTAGGGTGAACAGAATCAAAATGAACTGTTGTGGCATTCTCATTTCCAATAAGAACAAACTGCATTTGAGTAATGAAGCATTCAGTTATAGCTAATACACGTTTCACACTCCAATAATAACACTGATCATTATAGGTGCACAAAAGGTGTGTGATGTCGATGAAGATGTGTGTGCTGCTTGAACTGTGCAGCCATGTGTGACATTAAGATGTATTTTGATGCTAATTAAATCTGCTACCAGGTGAGCAGTGTTTATTTGTGAAGTGACAAATGAGATGTAAGCAGACACAGACTGGAGCACTATCTTATCAGTCACCTTCAATCCCTAGTCTCTTTTGCTCAGAGTAAATATAGCATAATCTGCAAATTACAGTAGGTAACTGTAACACAAACCAAAGCTTCAGATACTAATAGATacttttttataattatttaatatacGATATTGTAACTCTCTATGAATGCGCTAAAGTTGGAATATAGCCAGTAGCTGGACCCTGCAAGAGTTAGCTGAATGAAGCACCAAGCTTAATATAGCTATTTTATAGATGCAGTTCTCattattgtgtgtttctgtgacagCATCTGTCATACTAACCCTTATCCATTTTGACATGCAGTCGTTGTTATTGTTCTTTCCATTATTTCCTTTAGTTTTATAGGGTAATTTGAAAGCTGTTCAAGATGATGAAAACAGTGGAAATGGCAGCACTGATGAATATGTGTCATTTGTGTCACCGTGATGTAATTtgtatgaaaacaaactttatgaCCTTGCTATCCATCttttgacaaaataatgttgcattttttggctttttgttgTGTCCTGCTTGCCGGTGGGGCATAATATGAATGTGTATAATTTGTCAGGAACCCACCTCTGTTAAAATATACCTTGAAGGTattgtcattgttgtttgtGATATATTAGTGCACCATTTGAAATTAGGTGATAACTGCTCATGCCAAAGTTCTACTTATTATCATCATGATGGAAGTAACTAGTGGTTCTCATGTATTTGCCTTTTGTTTCCTAGCAGCTCTGAGCACTCCCCTGTGCAAGGGAAAATTAACTCTGAAAGTAGTTTGCATGCAGTTGGTAAGTGTTTATTCTAGCACACCTTAAACGCACAAGTTTATCATCATCTGTCCCATTAACTTAGAGTATTGGCCTTATTATGACATTTAATCTCAGTGTAATAATCTTAAATAGTAATCTTaatagtcttttttttatctatatGTCATTGCCTTTTACAACTGTGAATTGTCTGTCTCTGACACCTAgaattttgtaaaatgtttacagTTAGTACTGCAAATGAATCAAACATGGATGCAGTGGATAATATGCAAGAAATACCAGTTCAGAAAGTAAATCTTGAGTCTATAGAGGAAAAGCCCTGGAGGAAAGCTGGTAAGTAGTAATATTCAAACTTGTAGATGTTAGTAATTCTTTCCACAGTTTTCACTCTATGTAAACTCATTGCAGCTGATTTTATGCAGACTTGTTGATGAGCATGTTGTTTTGCTTTAAGGTGCTGACATCTCAGATTACTTTAACTATGGGTTTGACGAGGAAAGTT
This genomic window from Anabas testudineus chromosome 4, fAnaTes1.2, whole genome shotgun sequence contains:
- the scfd2 gene encoding sec1 family domain-containing protein 2 → MLTKEDFTNFPIKMWQKVLSKVKKAVVFMDDRCAESLHWSGGAASLLEAGARNVKQFSSFESGSVNEPKAVFVVSTLLKGTTVDILKDIISLSHFQYCVVFTTVAHSIHLYANNVTTEMEGNPVFEQFEEKLCEWMGNMNYTAEVIHAPVVFAPVSQQLLLTPPFAHLFPLLSPDLETVNAKRPEKKKFGSLIDLDFHSLSVELQIQIKSLASALNAMFEATSTKEESFAVGPMSRIIAGELTNHPQAKNRRKTAPNKASIIFVDRTMDLTGAVGHHGDNLVEKILTVLKPLPGHITDVQVDMLELTSLQRTPNSETTLAPGCLAQTQSPPARSLWETMLTSKHKEGVLEVRRQLVEAASKEKLPIKMSMGRVTPEQLCSYIQLFRSSWGALESHCGVIQLGLATAQTLGHPSLPRWDSCLAFERLLLQALGDSSFPAVLRHLLPLMNAREGEDSSGSRKREDECGPDELILLLIYLYSLADEAQPADQDTEEKELKKLERELIGALTLVITREKELSPLLQKLTGCTYPKELTTERAHSAVEDMFKTLRGLSHTRDHLKQLHSVYTASDGVHQATYCPFLRQIIEEAFHPDRRECPDIEYMSGGLTDLLKTGFSMFMKVNRPHPSDNTLLFLFLVGGVTPSELRLIKETVATHKPGTQVLVLSTRLLRPTDIPELLFATQRLSPDIGV